The sequence GATTCAAAATTCGATTTCAAATTcaattccaattttttttataaaagaaacACATTGTTACGAAACGCTACATATATGGTGAAATGAATCACGGGCCAAAGTTTTCTTGGTTTCAATTATGTTTAAATTCGGTTCAATTGGATTTGAATTTCGGATTGAATTAGGCTCTATACGATAAATCCAATACGATATGTTATAGTACAAGTTCAGTTTCATTATTTGATAATCCAAATCTAGTTTAATCCGTTCGATAATCAGTCTGATCCGGTATTATTCAACCTGTGAAACCATGGTCATTAATACGTTTCACCCCAAAAATTTTAGGTTTTGGGTccttcaattaattaattaatcaattttagCTTTTACCAAACCCTTAATATGGTAGATTGAATTATGGGCCAAGGTATTATTGGATGATTGGTTCAACTACTTCAGCTCACTGCCGAAATTTAGCTCATCCTCTTCAACAAACTCTTGAATACCCCAATTAATGCAGCGGAACCGTGCTCTCCAAACCATAATTGTTCCTTTATAATTCCAGCATATATCTACATCTTCTGAGTCATTTCTCTTATTCCTCACTCACCCTTTAATGGCGGACTGCATCTTTGAGCAGCTCAAATCTCAGCCCGTATGGCTTCTTCTCCTCGTAGCCATCGGTTCTTTACAAATTCTGAAGCGCTCACTGTCCTTCCTCAACTGCTTCTACATCTATTTCCTCCGGCCCGGAAAGAATCTGAAGAAATACGGATCATGGGCTGTAGTCACTGGTCCTACCGACGGTATAGGCAAAGCCTTCGCTTTTCAGCTGGCTAGAAAAGGGCTGAACCTGGTTCTCGTGGGCCGGAGCCCGGATAAGATGAAAGAGGTTTCGGATTCAATTGTGTCCAAAAACGGGTCGACCCAGATCAGGACTGTGGTAGTGGATTTCTCCGGGGATTTACTAGAAGGTGTCGGGAGGATCAAGGAGGCGATTGAGGGGTTGGATGTTGGGATTTTGATTAACAACGTTGGAATCTCTTATCCTTTCGCGAGGTTCTTTCATGAAGTGGATGAGAAGTTGATGCATGATTTGATTAGGATTAATGTCGAGGGTACTACGAGAGTAACTCAGGCTGTTTTGCCGGGGATGGTTAAGAGGAAAAGGGGAGCTATTTTGAATATGGGATCTGGTGCTGCTGTTGTCATTCCTTCTTATCCTCTCTATTCTGTTTATGCTGCCACCAAAACGTAAGCATTTTCTGTCAAGTCTTTTGAttgtaatctttttttttaatgcttATGTTTTGTGGATCCAATATATGTGTGGTTGGGCGGATCTTGAAGGGGAACGGTTGTTTTGATTCCATACTTTCACGTGGCAAAGGTTTTCTTTATGATCGATGCTGGAAACATGTAAATATTTCATTGCATTGCAAGTCCAACAAAGAACCTTGAAAAATTTCCTGACAATATGATCAGAACTTGAAGTTGAGATTTTTGGATTCAAGTTGTTTTAGGGCTGGATATGACTGATTTAAGCTGTTGATATATGGTTCATGGTTGGTTTACTTAGTTAAGGAAAGCTCTGTTGAAACTCAAATTTTATCAGCTATGTATATTTGAAATTGTATCTTGAAGTTGTGTGATGTGTGATATCCTTGTCTAACAAGTAGTTAGTG comes from Primulina huaijiensis isolate GDHJ02 chromosome 2, ASM1229523v2, whole genome shotgun sequence and encodes:
- the LOC140970768 gene encoding very-long-chain 3-oxoacyl-CoA reductase 1-like translates to MADCIFEQLKSQPVWLLLLVAIGSLQILKRSLSFLNCFYIYFLRPGKNLKKYGSWAVVTGPTDGIGKAFAFQLARKGLNLVLVGRSPDKMKEVSDSIVSKNGSTQIRTVVVDFSGDLLEGVGRIKEAIEGLDVGILINNVGISYPFARFFHEVDEKLMHDLIRINVEGTTRVTQAVLPGMVKRKRGAILNMGSGAAVVIPSYPLYSVYAATKTYIDQFSRCLYVEYKDKGIDVQCQVPLFVATKMTSIRKASFIVASADGYARAALRQLGYEPRSAPYWPHSLLWFLVHCFPEKFVDSWLLKRNLGIRKKGYLKQSMKKE